A genomic stretch from Deinococcus aquiradiocola includes:
- a CDS encoding helix-turn-helix transcriptional regulator — protein MTESSSSRAMDPLAKAERLFRLAALLREGQLTVRDLALKLYPAALVGGDGWPGIERAVQRDLRDLERLEPDFLALKGRPPRYTIQTHRTRLHPVEVLALHSAARMTYHRAPGQRLHHQAALKKLTGWLPERVQPVVARSFSDLGRRRSREDLNLELAAQSWLDGHPLRFEYRKPGGSGTWRTNIIETYLIETHPGNLDLYVVGRETSYHRDVRTFKLSRMQRLHVMTEHTYSIPDTFEPQEFFHAAWGVMGGTAGQLETIHLRFSADAAYRIMEGGYAHLSEPVVNCDGTIDTSVTAPVDPVIGFPREVLGWVLSFGARVQVLGPPHLRAHWQQELQAALTVAGQEVHA, from the coding sequence GTGACCGAATCATCCTCGTCCCGCGCCATGGATCCGCTGGCGAAAGCCGAACGGCTGTTTCGCCTGGCTGCGCTCCTGAGAGAAGGTCAGCTCACCGTGCGCGACCTGGCCCTCAAACTCTACCCGGCGGCCCTGGTGGGCGGTGACGGCTGGCCCGGCATCGAACGCGCCGTGCAACGTGACCTGCGCGACCTCGAACGCCTCGAACCGGACTTTCTCGCGCTGAAGGGACGCCCGCCGCGGTACACCATCCAGACGCACCGCACGCGCCTGCACCCGGTCGAGGTGCTGGCCCTGCACTCTGCCGCCCGCATGACCTACCACCGCGCTCCCGGTCAGCGCCTTCACCACCAGGCGGCCCTGAAGAAACTGACCGGCTGGCTCCCGGAACGCGTGCAGCCCGTCGTCGCCCGCAGCTTCAGCGACCTGGGCCGCAGACGCAGCCGCGAGGACCTCAACCTGGAACTCGCCGCGCAGTCCTGGCTGGACGGCCACCCCCTGCGCTTCGAGTACAGGAAGCCCGGCGGGAGCGGAACCTGGCGTACGAACATCATCGAGACGTACCTCATCGAAACGCATCCCGGCAACCTCGACCTGTACGTCGTGGGCCGCGAGACCAGCTACCACCGGGACGTCCGCACCTTCAAACTCTCCCGCATGCAGCGCCTGCACGTCATGACCGAACACACCTACAGCATTCCCGACACGTTCGAGCCGCAGGAATTCTTCCACGCCGCCTGGGGCGTGATGGGCGGCACGGCCGGACAGCTGGAAACCATCCACCTGCGCTTCAGTGCCGACGCGGCGTACCGCATCATGGAGGGCGGCTACGCGCACCTCAGCGAACCGGTCGTGAACTGCGACGGCACCATCGACACCAGCGTCACGGCCCCTGTCGACCCGGTCATCGGCTTCCCACGCGAGGTGCTCGGCTGGGTCCTCAGCTTCGGCGCGCGCGTCCAGGTGCTCGGGCCACCACACCTGCGCGCCCACTGGCAGCAGGAACTGCAGGCCGCACTGACCGTGGCCGGACAGGAGGTGCACGCATGA